Proteins from a genomic interval of Rhodococcoides fascians A25f:
- a CDS encoding pentapeptide repeat-containing protein, with product MGQVDDEQIIGEDFSDTRLDGQEWNGRQFVRCTFRDADMSGVRTDSVVFTECDFTGTDLTESIHTNSAFRSCTFTRTNLQHSTFRHSTMMGSVFVDSRMRPATYDEVDFTLAALGNVDLRGLDLTGCRMREANLVSADFRKATVRSVDFAGARTVDAKFDEADLRGAVADPSLWVSASVRGAKIELMQAVAYAGAHGLVVEG from the coding sequence ATGGGGCAGGTGGACGACGAGCAGATCATCGGCGAAGATTTTTCCGACACTCGATTGGACGGGCAGGAGTGGAACGGCAGGCAATTCGTCCGGTGCACCTTTCGTGATGCCGACATGAGTGGAGTGCGAACCGACTCGGTCGTGTTCACCGAATGCGATTTCACCGGCACCGACCTGACCGAATCGATCCACACGAATTCTGCATTTCGATCGTGCACCTTCACTCGGACGAATTTGCAGCACAGCACATTTCGTCACTCGACCATGATGGGTTCGGTGTTTGTGGACAGTCGGATGCGGCCCGCGACCTACGACGAGGTCGATTTCACTCTCGCGGCGTTGGGGAACGTCGACCTGCGCGGTCTCGACCTCACGGGGTGCCGGATGCGGGAGGCGAACCTGGTGTCTGCGGATTTTCGGAAAGCAACAGTGCGCTCGGTCGATTTCGCGGGAGCCCGCACTGTCGACGCCAAGTTCGACGAGGCCGACCTGCGTGGAGCCGTTGCCGATCCGTCCCTGTGGGTGAGCGCGAGTGTGCGGGGTGCCAAGATCGAGCTGATGCAGGCCGTGGCATACGCGGGAGCGCACGGTCTCGTCGTGGAGGGTTGA
- a CDS encoding tRNA (cytidine(34)-2'-O)-methyltransferase, translating into MFRLMFFEPRIPQNTGNAIRLVAGTGCELHLVGPLGFDMSEPKLKRAGLDYHDLASVTVHRDLPSAWSALAPTRVFAYTAHATRSYADVAYEPGDVLLFGPEPTGLPDEVLDDPHVSDRLRIPMIPGRRSLNLANAAAVTMYEAWRQHGYQGSV; encoded by the coding sequence GTGTTTCGACTGATGTTCTTCGAGCCCCGAATCCCCCAGAACACCGGCAATGCAATTCGCCTGGTCGCCGGCACCGGATGCGAGCTGCACCTGGTGGGTCCGCTCGGCTTCGACATGTCCGAGCCGAAGCTCAAACGGGCCGGCTTGGACTACCACGATCTGGCGTCCGTCACCGTGCACCGAGACCTGCCGTCGGCCTGGTCGGCTCTGGCACCGACGCGAGTGTTCGCCTACACCGCCCACGCCACACGTTCCTACGCCGACGTTGCGTACGAGCCCGGCGATGTTCTCCTCTTCGGGCCGGAACCCACCGGACTCCCCGACGAGGTCCTCGACGACCCGCACGTGAGCGACCGCCTTCGCATACCGATGATTCCCGGCCGTCGATCACTCAACCTCGCCAACGCAGCGGCGGTGACGATGTACGAGGCATGGCGGCAACACGGGTACCAGGGCAGCGTCTGA
- a CDS encoding MerR family transcriptional regulator, giving the protein MATTDLMNRALAAVADSDAPLTVELVHELIEPGELSEPLGISEVSELLDISAHTLRYYERCGLIEVARDGLDHRSYDNVAIRRLVFLTRMRLSGMPMRDLQHYVELVDGGEHTVPARLDMLVEHRDTVRRRIRELQLSLVATEYKIATYGGTTGP; this is encoded by the coding sequence ATGGCGACTACGGACTTGATGAACAGGGCGCTGGCAGCCGTGGCGGATTCGGACGCACCGTTGACCGTCGAACTGGTACACGAGCTGATCGAGCCCGGAGAGCTCTCCGAACCACTCGGGATCTCCGAGGTTTCCGAGTTGCTCGATATATCCGCACACACCCTTCGGTACTACGAACGGTGCGGTCTGATCGAGGTGGCCCGCGACGGGCTCGACCATCGCAGCTACGACAACGTAGCCATTCGTAGACTCGTGTTTCTCACCCGCATGCGGCTGTCGGGAATGCCGATGCGCGACTTGCAGCACTACGTCGAGCTGGTCGACGGCGGAGAGCACACCGTTCCGGCACGACTCGACATGCTCGTCGAGCATCGAGACACCGTTCGACGCCGCATCCGCGAACTGCAGCTCTCGCTGGTGGCAACCGAATACAAGATTGCTACGTACGGCGGTACAACCGGTCCCTGA
- a CDS encoding DUF6764 family protein, whose protein sequence is MFSVSQPRRSSSYSSTTRSSSRFGSRIARTAAIFALGSGMTAAALVGAGTASAAPVNCVSPPSANDIQVDGTASCGATSEGTGRATAGAADSGTAVSVNDGPGATTTYANGYGVALGASKNAGTAYALALGGGIAHSWADAGQTTLAVAGWGSGATSEGQGVDCVGPLSLALNLSSGQFCVLGS, encoded by the coding sequence TTGTTCTCTGTTTCCCAGCCCCGCCGTTCTTCGTCCTACTCCTCCACCACGCGATCGTCGAGTCGGTTCGGTAGCCGAATTGCCCGCACCGCAGCAATATTCGCCCTCGGCTCAGGAATGACCGCCGCGGCGCTGGTGGGTGCCGGCACCGCGTCGGCCGCCCCCGTCAACTGTGTGTCTCCGCCCTCGGCCAACGACATCCAGGTCGACGGCACCGCCAGCTGCGGCGCCACCTCGGAGGGCACCGGCCGGGCGACCGCCGGTGCTGCTGACAGCGGTACCGCGGTCAGCGTCAACGACGGCCCCGGCGCAACGACCACCTACGCCAACGGATACGGCGTCGCACTCGGAGCCAGCAAGAATGCGGGTACGGCATACGCTCTCGCGCTCGGCGGGGGCATCGCACACTCGTGGGCCGACGCCGGCCAAACCACTCTCGCCGTCGCAGGGTGGGGATCCGGTGCCACATCCGAAGGGCAGGGCGTCGATTGCGTCGGCCCGCTGTCTCTCGCCCTGAATCTTTCCAGCGGCCAGTTCTGCGTCCTCGGTAGCTGA
- a CDS encoding SDR family oxidoreductase — protein sequence MTRRMDGKSVLITGASRGIGAETAVQLGAGGAMVAVNYREKKRRADAVVRTIEESGGRALAVGADVTDQDAIDAMLDSVVTEFGALDVLVLNASGGLELGADPGYAMNINRDAQVSLARAATDRMKPGSRIVFLTSHQAHFHGRKPVPVEYEPIAASKRAGEDALRDSIPHFESRGIELVVVSGDMIEGTIVVTLLERRNPDAVAARTAHGALPTVAEFATAVVAACVDPIEKSGHVVYVGGADYLEQ from the coding sequence ATGACCCGACGTATGGACGGAAAGTCGGTGTTGATCACCGGCGCTTCCCGAGGCATCGGAGCCGAAACCGCGGTGCAGCTGGGTGCGGGAGGTGCGATGGTTGCGGTGAACTACCGAGAGAAGAAGCGCAGGGCCGACGCCGTGGTGCGAACGATCGAGGAGAGCGGGGGTCGAGCTCTGGCTGTCGGAGCCGACGTCACCGATCAGGACGCAATCGATGCGATGCTCGACTCGGTTGTCACCGAGTTCGGCGCTCTCGATGTGCTGGTGCTCAACGCATCCGGTGGACTCGAGCTCGGTGCCGACCCCGGCTACGCGATGAACATCAACCGCGACGCCCAGGTTTCATTGGCTCGAGCGGCCACCGATCGGATGAAGCCCGGCTCGCGCATCGTATTCCTCACCAGTCATCAGGCGCATTTTCACGGCCGAAAGCCGGTCCCTGTCGAGTACGAGCCCATTGCCGCCAGCAAGCGTGCAGGTGAGGACGCCCTGCGCGACTCGATTCCCCACTTCGAGAGTCGAGGCATCGAATTGGTCGTCGTCTCGGGGGACATGATCGAGGGCACGATCGTCGTCACTCTGCTGGAGCGCCGCAACCCCGACGCGGTGGCCGCTCGTACCGCACACGGTGCGCTTCCGACAGTCGCCGAATTCGCTACGGCTGTGGTGGCAGCATGCGTCGATCCGATCGAAAAATCAGGGCATGTCGTTTACGTCGGCGGAGCCGATTACCTCGAGCAGTAG
- a CDS encoding winged helix-turn-helix transcriptional regulator, translated as MEMANAPRRSMMAVLDLLGQRWNMRILWELRDGPLGFLELRRRTDDISSSVLATRLRTLVDARVLLKDSDGTYRLTELGDELGPALEPLWQWAQRWDEGNAPADRRP; from the coding sequence ATGGAAATGGCAAACGCACCCCGCCGATCGATGATGGCCGTGCTCGATCTACTGGGGCAGCGATGGAACATGCGCATCCTGTGGGAACTGCGCGACGGGCCGCTCGGGTTCCTCGAACTCAGGCGACGCACCGACGACATCTCATCCAGCGTTCTCGCCACCCGACTGCGCACGCTCGTCGATGCGCGAGTGCTACTGAAAGACTCGGATGGGACCTATCGCCTGACCGAACTCGGTGACGAGCTGGGGCCGGCACTGGAACCACTATGGCAATGGGCGCAACGATGGGACGAAGGCAACGCGCCCGCCGACCGGCGACCCTGA
- a CDS encoding methyl-accepting chemotaxis protein has protein sequence MRNSRAATRPRALSLHGRIRVLTMSVAALAVAVSALAIYLVAEQALRSQIIDRVGRNSDAIIASATSGLPAGLLGFGIEDTEGTKVKVALVTSDGALVTSTNGTEPFINSDGTLDGPEKSVVDGSVDRSLREVRGYYLSAQRTDSGATIMVAESLSEASPLLAKLTLALVIVGAFLVALAGVAGAAVARTGLRPVRRLRAGTERVARTGSFEPIDVNGDDELASLANSFNEMLAALSRSRERQGQLIVDAGAELMQPLTALRTNIDLLMSLDRPDSPDMPEEEQDRLRVEVIAQMDVIIGLVHDLVDHAREPAPTPR, from the coding sequence ATGAGGAATTCACGTGCGGCCACTCGCCCGAGGGCACTGTCGCTGCACGGCCGGATACGAGTGTTGACGATGAGTGTGGCGGCCCTCGCCGTAGCCGTGAGTGCTCTGGCGATCTATCTCGTTGCGGAGCAAGCCTTACGTTCGCAGATCATCGACCGCGTCGGCCGCAACAGCGACGCCATCATCGCCAGCGCGACATCCGGCCTGCCTGCCGGTCTGCTCGGCTTCGGCATCGAAGACACCGAGGGCACCAAGGTAAAAGTAGCGCTGGTGACGAGCGACGGCGCGTTGGTGACGTCGACGAACGGCACCGAACCGTTCATCAACTCGGACGGCACCCTGGACGGCCCTGAAAAATCTGTCGTCGACGGTAGCGTCGATCGGTCGCTGCGTGAGGTCCGTGGCTACTACCTCTCGGCCCAACGCACCGACTCAGGCGCAACGATCATGGTGGCCGAATCGCTCAGCGAAGCGTCACCACTGCTCGCCAAGCTCACACTTGCACTCGTTATCGTCGGGGCATTCCTCGTAGCGCTGGCCGGTGTCGCCGGTGCCGCTGTTGCCCGAACCGGACTCCGACCGGTCCGACGCCTCCGTGCCGGCACCGAAAGAGTCGCCAGAACTGGAAGTTTCGAGCCCATCGACGTCAACGGAGACGACGAACTGGCCTCACTCGCCAACAGCTTCAACGAAATGTTGGCAGCTCTGTCGCGATCGCGAGAACGCCAAGGGCAGTTGATCGTCGATGCAGGTGCCGAACTGATGCAGCCGTTGACGGCACTGCGGACGAACATCGACCTACTGATGTCTCTCGACCGGCCCGACTCACCGGACATGCCCGAAGAGGAGCAGGACCGGCTGCGCGTCGAGGTGATCGCTCAGATGGATGTCATCATCGGGTTGGTGCACGATTTGGTCGACCATGCCCGGGAACCCGCGCCGACACCTCGATGA
- a CDS encoding SDR family oxidoreductase has translation MGRIADLSIPDLNGKRAVVTGASDGIGTVIATRLARAGAEVVMPVRSAAKGERAAESIRSAVPGAQVSTRELDLSSLNSVAALASELVSEGRPIDVLVNNAGVMQPPERQVTQDGFELQFGTNHLGHFALTLALLPLLRAGRARVTHQTSIAARSGTINWDDLNWERSYDVMEAYSQSKLAVALFARELDARSRAGGWGITSNMAHPGISPTNLLAAQPGLGRPKDSAGRRLIGVLARVGIAGTVDSAAQPGVIAAAGTVSRGDQFVGPARLIGGPPAEVGLWKPLRNMDDARRLWEASEELTGARLSS, from the coding sequence ATGGGCCGCATCGCAGATCTATCCATCCCCGACCTGAACGGCAAGCGCGCCGTCGTCACGGGAGCCAGCGACGGGATCGGTACGGTCATCGCGACGCGCCTCGCGCGTGCCGGAGCAGAGGTCGTCATGCCGGTGCGCTCTGCCGCCAAGGGGGAGCGCGCAGCCGAGTCGATTCGGTCTGCGGTACCCGGTGCGCAGGTCAGCACCCGCGAGTTGGACCTGTCGTCACTGAATTCGGTTGCAGCGTTGGCGAGCGAGCTCGTCTCCGAAGGACGGCCGATCGATGTGCTCGTCAACAATGCAGGAGTCATGCAGCCACCCGAGCGCCAAGTCACTCAGGACGGATTCGAGCTGCAGTTCGGAACCAACCACCTCGGTCATTTCGCACTCACCCTCGCTCTGCTGCCGCTTCTTCGTGCCGGCCGTGCTCGAGTCACCCATCAGACGAGCATCGCGGCGCGATCGGGGACCATCAACTGGGACGACCTGAACTGGGAGCGTTCCTACGACGTGATGGAGGCATACAGTCAGTCGAAGCTCGCGGTGGCCTTGTTCGCCCGCGAACTCGACGCACGCAGCAGGGCCGGTGGGTGGGGAATCACCAGCAATATGGCCCATCCCGGAATTTCACCGACCAATCTGCTTGCGGCCCAACCAGGTCTGGGGCGTCCGAAAGATTCTGCGGGAAGACGGCTCATCGGTGTTCTTGCCCGCGTCGGCATCGCAGGAACAGTGGACAGCGCCGCGCAACCGGGCGTTATCGCCGCGGCGGGTACGGTCTCGCGCGGTGATCAGTTCGTCGGTCCCGCCCGGTTGATCGGCGGACCGCCGGCCGAGGTCGGGCTGTGGAAGCCACTGCGCAACATGGACGACGCACGCCGGCTGTGGGAAGCGTCCGAAGAGCTGACCGGTGCGAGACTCTCGTCCTGA
- a CDS encoding helix-turn-helix transcriptional regulator, translating into MIDRPELAAFLRQRRESLQPEDIGLPRGQRRRTQGLRREEVAELCHMSTDYYARLERGSGPAPSEQMIASIAQGLHLSLGERDHVFRLAGHAPPVRGISTDHISPGLLRILDRLNDTPAEIVSELGETLRQTPLGAALTGDASLRTGPNRSLGYRWFTDPATQQSYPPDERAVLSRVYASGLREIVTLRGPDSTAAHLAAELHEVSEEFRTLWEKREVGVHPPESKRFLHPTVGMLQLNCQTLLDPEQAHRLLVYTAVPGSESYAKLELLAVVGTQVLS; encoded by the coding sequence ATGATCGATCGGCCGGAGTTGGCCGCTTTTCTTCGGCAGCGGCGTGAGTCGTTGCAGCCCGAGGACATCGGCCTTCCACGTGGACAGCGCAGGCGAACGCAGGGCCTTCGACGCGAGGAGGTCGCCGAACTGTGCCATATGTCGACCGACTACTACGCCCGGCTCGAACGTGGGTCCGGTCCGGCTCCGTCGGAGCAGATGATTGCGTCGATCGCGCAGGGGTTGCATCTGTCGCTGGGCGAGCGTGATCACGTGTTCCGCCTCGCCGGGCACGCTCCTCCTGTGCGCGGGATCTCGACCGATCACATCAGCCCAGGATTGCTGCGGATACTGGACCGACTGAACGACACCCCCGCCGAGATCGTGTCCGAGCTCGGTGAAACTCTGCGCCAGACGCCGCTGGGCGCGGCATTGACCGGCGATGCGTCGTTGCGCACCGGGCCGAACCGGAGTCTGGGATATCGCTGGTTCACCGACCCCGCTACCCAGCAGTCGTACCCGCCGGACGAGCGTGCCGTGCTGTCTCGGGTGTATGCGTCGGGGCTGCGTGAGATCGTCACTCTTCGCGGGCCGGACTCCACAGCAGCGCATCTGGCCGCCGAGCTGCACGAGGTCAGCGAGGAATTCCGAACCCTGTGGGAGAAGCGCGAAGTGGGGGTGCATCCACCCGAGTCCAAGAGGTTCCTGCACCCGACGGTCGGCATGTTGCAGCTGAACTGTCAGACCCTTCTCGACCCGGAGCAAGCGCATCGGCTGTTGGTGTACACGGCAGTACCCGGCAGCGAGAGCTACGCCAAATTGGAACTGCTCGCGGTGGTGGGAACACAGGTCCTGTCCTGA